One Granulicella sp. 5B5 DNA window includes the following coding sequences:
- a CDS encoding type II toxin-antitoxin system VapC family toxin, producing the protein MILADTSVWIDHLRGTSSALRFELEQGRIVMHPYVTAELALGSLKDRRKTVAMLEMLPQLQVAMLSEVRRMAEAHKLHGKGIGLVDVHLIASVMITPGTSLWTVDKRLHGVAEAMRVHRTIL; encoded by the coding sequence GTGATTCTTGCCGACACGTCGGTGTGGATCGACCATCTGAGGGGAACGAGTTCAGCACTGAGGTTTGAGCTGGAGCAAGGGCGGATTGTGATGCATCCGTATGTGACGGCGGAACTGGCGCTGGGATCGCTGAAGGACCGGCGGAAGACGGTGGCGATGCTGGAGATGTTGCCGCAGCTACAGGTGGCGATGCTGAGCGAGGTGCGGCGGATGGCGGAGGCCCATAAGCTGCATGGCAAGGGGATTGGGCTGGTGGATGTTCATCTGATCGCGTCGGTGATGATTACGCCGGGAACTAGTCTTTGGACGGTGGATAAGAGGCTGCATGGGGTGGCGGAGGCGATGCGGGTGCATCGGACGATCCTATGA
- a CDS encoding gluconolaconase, producing MPLQLPIRLHPDAPHLDHLTPRSAIPGGSFEVTGSLLLKDGELPEAFFGETPASFDMARPTHARIRVPSGAISSDLVLRRNGVASNVLHANVGVPMAEDLHLVSNPAIDADGNLFAMVSGPRGEKVPVSIYRIARDLQMSAFAHDLLNISALAFDPTGNSGRDLYASSRADGTIYRITPEGHVTTFSEGMGIATGIAFDRNGNLFVGDRSGTIFRINPTGEIFVFATLEPSVAFYHLCFHPDGRLLVTAPTTSSNQPIYAIDRDGNTTTFFHGLGRPQGMAFDVDANLYVAASLQGERGIIRVWPSRLGNEMHAELTVTGSDIIGLCFLDDGCCALATHTTLFHADLGIEGLPLI from the coding sequence ATGCCGCTGCAACTTCCAATCCGTCTTCACCCCGACGCTCCGCACCTCGATCACCTCACCCCGCGCTCCGCCATCCCCGGCGGCAGCTTTGAGGTCACCGGCTCGCTCCTCCTCAAGGACGGCGAGCTCCCCGAGGCCTTCTTCGGCGAAACGCCTGCCTCCTTCGACATGGCGCGCCCCACCCACGCCCGCATCCGCGTCCCCTCCGGAGCCATCTCGTCCGACCTCGTCCTCCGCCGCAACGGCGTCGCCTCCAACGTCCTCCACGCCAACGTCGGCGTGCCCATGGCGGAAGACCTGCACCTCGTCTCCAACCCCGCCATCGACGCCGACGGCAACCTCTTCGCGATGGTCTCCGGCCCCCGCGGCGAAAAGGTTCCTGTCTCCATCTACCGCATCGCCCGCGACCTCCAGATGTCGGCCTTCGCGCACGATCTCCTCAACATCTCCGCGCTCGCCTTCGACCCCACCGGCAACTCCGGCCGCGACCTCTACGCCAGCTCCCGCGCCGACGGCACCATCTACCGCATCACCCCTGAAGGCCACGTCACCACCTTCTCCGAAGGCATGGGCATCGCCACCGGCATCGCCTTCGACCGCAACGGCAACCTCTTCGTCGGCGACCGCTCCGGCACCATCTTCCGCATCAACCCCACCGGCGAGATCTTCGTCTTCGCCACCCTCGAACCCTCCGTCGCCTTCTACCACCTCTGCTTCCACCCCGACGGCCGCCTGCTCGTCACCGCCCCCACCACCAGCTCCAACCAGCCCATCTACGCCATCGACCGCGACGGCAACACCACCACCTTCTTCCACGGCCTCGGCCGCCCGCAGGGCATGGCCTTCGACGTCGACGCTAACCTCTACGTCGCCGCCTCACTCCAGGGAGAACGCGGCATCATCCGGGTCTGGCCCTCGCGCCTCGGCAACGAAATGCACGCCGAACTCACCGTCACCGGCTCCGACATCATAGGCCTCTGCTTCCTCGACGACGGCTGCTGCGCCCTCGCTACCCACACTACCCTCTTCCACGCCGACCTAGGCATCGAAGGCCTCCCGCTCATATAA
- a CDS encoding phosphatidylglycerophosphatase A yields MTQPKKSFWAWTLATWFGAGYLKPGPGTYGSAAAVVLWYIAAQLIPSTPTTLAVATLIAAIIITLIGIPASTTVARESGRKDPGFVVIDEFAGQLFALVLMRPNCQHALIALLLFRAFDITKPWPIRKLEALPEGTGIMLDDVAAGLAALLLGAILSRFLPLTR; encoded by the coding sequence GTGACTCAACCCAAGAAATCCTTCTGGGCCTGGACGCTCGCCACCTGGTTCGGCGCCGGCTACCTCAAGCCCGGCCCCGGAACCTACGGCAGCGCCGCCGCCGTCGTACTCTGGTACATCGCCGCGCAGCTCATTCCCAGCACCCCCACCACGCTGGCGGTAGCCACTCTCATCGCCGCCATCATCATCACGCTCATCGGCATCCCAGCCTCCACCACCGTCGCCCGCGAGTCCGGCCGCAAAGACCCCGGCTTCGTCGTCATCGACGAGTTCGCCGGCCAGCTCTTCGCCCTCGTCCTCATGCGGCCCAACTGTCAGCACGCCCTCATCGCTCTGCTCCTCTTCCGCGCCTTCGACATCACCAAGCCTTGGCCCATCCGCAAGCTCGAAGCCCTCCCCGAAGGCACGGGCATCATGCTCGACGACGTAGCCGCCGGCCTCGCCGCCCTCCTGCTCGGCGCCATACTCAGCCGATTCCTTCCTCTCACACGTTAG
- a CDS encoding type II toxin-antitoxin system VapB family antitoxin: MRTTLALDDELVATAQEFTGVMEKTALVREALRALIEREAARRLAALEGSMPKASAAPRRRMAER, encoded by the coding sequence ATGAGAACGACGTTGGCTTTGGATGATGAGTTAGTTGCCACGGCGCAGGAGTTTACCGGCGTGATGGAGAAGACGGCGCTGGTGCGCGAGGCCCTGCGGGCTTTGATTGAGCGCGAAGCGGCTCGCAGGCTGGCGGCGCTGGAGGGCTCGATGCCCAAGGCGAGTGCGGCGCCGAGGCGCAGGATGGCGGAGCGGTGA
- a CDS encoding type II toxin-antitoxin system prevent-host-death family antitoxin — MPKLPAVDINDIRSVTDFQRNAKKHVARLRKTKAPMVLTVNGSAAIVVQDAATYQDLLNRVDSLEEEHRFIAAVNEGLADVEAGRTRPFREAFAEAELRLGIRR; from the coding sequence ATGCCAAAGCTCCCGGCCGTCGACATCAACGATATCCGCTCCGTCACAGACTTCCAGCGCAACGCGAAAAAGCATGTTGCCCGCCTCCGCAAGACCAAAGCTCCCATGGTTCTTACAGTCAACGGCAGCGCCGCCATCGTCGTTCAGGATGCCGCAACCTACCAGGACCTCTTGAACCGGGTGGACTCGCTTGAAGAAGAACATCGCTTTATAGCCGCCGTGAATGAGGGGCTCGCCGACGTCGAAGCCGGCAGAACGCGCCCATTTCGCGAGGCGTTCGCAGAAGCGGAGTTGAGACTTGGCATACGCCGTTAG
- a CDS encoding TIGR03435 family protein, with protein MGLLKRIGWVMVMAALSATAQKPAASGPGFEAATIKPSAAGQSGRSLGWEGRRFAAHDTTMSQMLQFAYNVQAKQIVGEPSWFDTETFDIEGVAEAGEPSAAEWRERMQRLLADRLGMRYHREPRVMPAYALTVAKGGPKLETARDVEGMAKGVRIQRGPHLWMRVVGVYGTMPQLAAELQRVEMDRPVVDQTGVKGEFNFDMTATSTKPFFAGEEPATDGSAPPELFTAIREQLGLKLEPVKTGVECIVLDQVERPSAN; from the coding sequence ATGGGACTGCTGAAACGAATTGGTTGGGTGATGGTGATGGCGGCGCTGAGTGCCACAGCTCAGAAGCCTGCGGCAAGTGGGCCGGGGTTTGAGGCGGCGACGATCAAGCCGAGTGCTGCGGGGCAGAGTGGGCGGTCGTTGGGGTGGGAGGGGCGACGGTTTGCGGCACACGATACTACGATGAGCCAGATGCTGCAGTTTGCGTATAACGTGCAGGCGAAGCAGATTGTGGGTGAGCCTTCATGGTTTGATACGGAGACGTTCGATATTGAAGGCGTGGCGGAGGCTGGTGAGCCTTCGGCGGCGGAGTGGCGGGAGCGAATGCAGCGGCTGCTGGCGGACCGGCTGGGGATGCGGTATCACCGCGAGCCGAGAGTGATGCCGGCGTATGCGCTGACGGTTGCGAAGGGTGGTCCGAAGCTGGAGACGGCGAGGGATGTTGAGGGGATGGCGAAGGGTGTGCGCATCCAGCGCGGGCCGCACCTGTGGATGCGCGTGGTGGGCGTCTATGGGACGATGCCGCAGCTGGCGGCTGAACTACAGCGGGTGGAGATGGACAGGCCGGTGGTGGACCAGACCGGGGTGAAGGGAGAGTTCAACTTCGACATGACGGCGACTTCGACCAAGCCGTTCTTCGCGGGTGAGGAGCCGGCGACGGATGGCAGCGCGCCGCCGGAGTTGTTTACGGCGATCCGCGAGCAACTTGGATTGAAGCTGGAGCCGGTGAAGACGGGTGTGGAATGCATCGTGCTCGACCAGGTGGAGCGGCCGTCGGCGAACTGA
- the rimO gene encoding 30S ribosomal protein S12 methylthiotransferase RimO: protein MSNTPTLEIPTAPETEFYRPKVGFVSLGCPKNLVDSEVMMGLLHRSGAELTPRAEDAEILVVNTCSFIDSAKQESVDTILEMVQHKIANGGRAQRLIVAGCLVERYRDEIRKNIPEVDAVVGTGELEAILEAAGLNRPAPAENNSPFAILTSAQIERHASSVNQHSRPEGDSPQLRHEAESSSLSSIPYSLSPASRAEGDAREQAGRFSREAWDGATAALPSYLYSDETPRILTTPRASAYIKIAEGCDHPCSFCIIPQLRGKFRSRPIASIVAEAKSLIAQGVREITLIGQDTTCYGEDLLPSIPLHTHEVSSRPKRSEAERPAVGTATNLRRPELADLLEALAPLPGLKWLRFLYAYPNKITTRLLETIARHDTIAKYLDVPLQHASASVLRRMKRGGSADRFLQIIDKARATVPGLVLRTSFIVGFPGETEEDFAELMTFVEAARIDWLGVFSYSDEEGAGAFALDQKVPKRTIESRRKKLMKLQQKISKRARAAWVGCELDILVEGESEETELLWQGRSLEMAPEIDGKVLINDFGPHESLVPGTFYRAEITESHDYDVVARIIE from the coding sequence GTGAGCAACACCCCTACCCTCGAAATTCCAACAGCCCCCGAAACCGAGTTCTACCGCCCCAAGGTCGGCTTCGTCTCGCTCGGCTGCCCCAAGAACCTCGTCGACTCCGAGGTCATGATGGGCCTACTTCACCGTTCCGGTGCCGAGTTGACCCCCCGCGCTGAAGACGCCGAAATTCTCGTCGTCAACACCTGCTCCTTCATCGACTCCGCCAAGCAGGAATCAGTCGACACTATCCTCGAGATGGTGCAGCACAAGATCGCCAACGGTGGTCGCGCCCAGCGCCTCATCGTCGCTGGCTGTCTCGTCGAGCGCTATCGTGACGAAATCCGCAAGAACATCCCCGAAGTCGACGCCGTCGTAGGCACCGGCGAGCTAGAAGCCATCCTCGAAGCCGCAGGGCTCAACCGCCCCGCCCCCGCCGAAAACAACTCGCCCTTCGCCATCCTCACCTCGGCCCAAATCGAGCGCCACGCCAGCAGCGTCAACCAGCACTCCCGCCCGGAAGGCGACAGCCCTCAGCTCCGCCACGAGGCCGAATCGTCTTCTCTATCCTCTATCCCCTACTCTCTTTCCCCTGCTTCCAGAGCCGAAGGCGACGCCCGCGAGCAAGCCGGCCGCTTCTCCCGCGAAGCCTGGGACGGCGCCACCGCCGCCCTCCCCAGCTACCTCTACTCCGACGAGACCCCACGCATCCTCACCACTCCGCGCGCCTCGGCCTACATCAAGATCGCCGAAGGCTGCGACCACCCCTGCAGCTTCTGCATCATCCCGCAACTGCGCGGTAAGTTCCGCTCGCGCCCCATTGCCTCCATCGTCGCGGAAGCCAAATCCCTCATCGCACAAGGCGTCCGCGAGATCACCCTCATCGGCCAGGACACCACCTGCTACGGCGAAGACCTCCTTCCAAGCATCCCTCTCCATACCCATGAAGTGTCATCTCGACCGAAGCGCAGCGAAGCGGAGAGACCTGCAGTTGGGACCGCCACAAATCTCCGTCGCCCCGAACTCGCCGATCTCCTCGAAGCCCTCGCCCCACTCCCCGGTCTTAAGTGGCTGCGCTTCCTCTACGCCTATCCCAACAAGATCACCACGCGCCTGCTCGAAACCATCGCACGCCACGACACCATCGCAAAGTACCTCGACGTCCCGCTGCAACACGCCAGCGCCAGCGTCCTCCGCCGCATGAAGCGTGGCGGCTCCGCCGACCGTTTCCTCCAGATCATCGACAAGGCCCGCGCCACCGTCCCCGGCCTCGTCCTCCGCACCAGCTTCATCGTCGGCTTCCCCGGCGAAACAGAAGAAGACTTCGCCGAGCTCATGACCTTCGTCGAAGCCGCTCGCATCGACTGGCTAGGCGTCTTCAGCTACTCCGACGAAGAAGGCGCAGGCGCCTTCGCACTCGACCAGAAGGTCCCGAAGCGCACCATCGAGTCCCGCCGCAAGAAGCTGATGAAGCTCCAGCAAAAAATCAGCAAGCGAGCCCGCGCAGCCTGGGTTGGCTGCGAACTCGACATCCTTGTCGAAGGCGAGTCCGAAGAGACCGAGCTCCTCTGGCAGGGCCGCTCCCTCGAGATGGCCCCTGAGATCGACGGCAAAGTCCTCATCAACGACTTCGGTCCTCACGAGTCCTTAGTCCCCGGCACCTTCTACCGCGCCGAAATCACCGAGTCCCACGACTACGACGTAGTCGCCCGCATCATCGAATAA
- the yacG gene encoding DNA gyrase inhibitor YacG, with protein sequence MPATKPILCPTCRKVVDPTAEDFPFCSDRCRLIDLGKWASGDYKISSPIFDEELLEDLQRRQEQSSSDPDDTLSKWKN encoded by the coding sequence ATGCCTGCCACCAAGCCCATCCTCTGCCCCACCTGCCGCAAAGTCGTCGACCCCACCGCCGAAGACTTCCCCTTCTGTTCCGACCGCTGCCGCCTCATCGACCTCGGCAAATGGGCCTCCGGAGACTACAAGATCAGCTCCCCCATCTTCGACGAAGAGCTCCTCGAAGACCTCCAGCGCCGCCAGGAACAATCCTCCTCCGACCCCGACGACACCCTCTCGAAGTGGAAGAACTAA
- a CDS encoding NAD(P)H-dependent glycerol-3-phosphate dehydrogenase, translating to MSRIAVIGAGSWGTALAISLARRGGHSLTLWAHSPAHADDIAAARTNTRYLPGFPVPPSIRVTSSLSDAIAPQNQPAAEIILCVTPSQALRATLQQMIPALRPQQILLSASKGVEEKTYLRISEIMHELAPQNLVGTLGGPSFAQEVAAAMPTAITIATEDPALGERLQNDFTSESLRVYRNDDVPGTELGGALKNVIALAAGVVTGLELGNNVTAALITRGIAEMTRLAVACGGQRETLSGLSGVGDLVLTCTGGLSRNRTVGVELGKGRKLHEIIASLNGKVAEGVRTTTAALGLAQRHNVEMPITEQMHAVLYEDKSPQDAIRNLMTRPGRTE from the coding sequence ATGAGCCGCATCGCCGTCATCGGAGCCGGGTCCTGGGGCACCGCCCTCGCCATCTCACTAGCCCGCCGCGGAGGCCACTCCCTCACCCTCTGGGCCCACTCGCCCGCCCACGCCGACGACATCGCCGCAGCCCGCACCAACACCCGCTATCTCCCCGGCTTCCCCGTCCCGCCCTCCATCCGCGTCACCTCGTCCCTCTCTGACGCCATCGCGCCCCAAAACCAACCCGCCGCCGAGATCATCCTCTGCGTCACCCCCTCACAAGCCCTCCGCGCCACCCTGCAGCAGATGATTCCGGCACTTCGGCCGCAACAAATCCTGCTCTCCGCCAGCAAGGGCGTCGAAGAAAAAACCTACCTCCGCATCTCCGAGATCATGCACGAGCTCGCCCCGCAAAACCTCGTCGGCACCCTCGGCGGCCCGTCCTTCGCGCAGGAGGTCGCCGCCGCCATGCCCACCGCCATCACCATCGCCACCGAAGACCCCGCGCTCGGCGAGCGACTCCAGAACGACTTCACCTCCGAGTCCCTCCGCGTCTACCGCAACGACGACGTCCCCGGCACCGAGCTCGGCGGGGCGCTAAAAAATGTCATCGCCCTCGCCGCCGGCGTCGTCACCGGCCTCGAGTTGGGCAATAACGTCACCGCCGCCCTCATCACCCGCGGCATCGCCGAGATGACCCGCCTCGCCGTCGCCTGCGGCGGCCAGCGCGAAACCCTCTCCGGCCTCTCCGGCGTCGGCGACCTCGTCCTCACCTGCACCGGCGGCCTCTCCCGCAACCGCACCGTCGGCGTTGAGCTCGGCAAAGGCCGCAAGCTCCACGAGATCATCGCCTCCCTCAACGGCAAGGTCGCCGAAGGCGTCCGCACCACCACCGCCGCCCTCGGCCTCGCCCAGCGCCACAACGTCGAGATGCCCATCACCGAGCAGATGCACGCCGTCCTCTACGAAGACAAATCCCCGCAGGACGCCATCCGCAACCTCATGACCCGCCCTGGCCGCACCGAGTAA
- a CDS encoding competence/damage-inducible protein A, with product MIAEIIAVGSEMLTPHRQDTNSLFLTAGLNDLGVSVAFKTIVGDNRRHLVAAIRIAIARADIVLLSGGLGPTEDDLTRECLAQVLGVNLHRDTTILNALRARYAARKMAMPPNNARQADVLDGAHVLPNANGSAPGQYTDIVLPDASGQAFRKIIILLPGPPKELKPLFDFECRPRLSAALPAHYIARRQLRMALIPESQVDARCAPIYSQFEDVETTILAGHAEIQLHFVCSKHTLELAQQRVDTLADLIAREMGDDIFSDDGEDLEAVVLLMLGLREHTLAIAESCTGGWLGERLTSVPNSSRVFLGGAITYANALKASFTGVDPDLIAQHGAVSGPVARAMAEGIRFRTGATLGLSITGLAGPTPGTGPDADKPIGLVYIGLADGEDTQVRQLHITGDRERIRLWSTQHALELLRRSLM from the coding sequence ATGATCGCTGAAATCATCGCCGTGGGCTCAGAGATGCTTACCCCCCACCGGCAGGACACCAACTCGCTCTTCCTCACCGCCGGGCTCAACGATCTCGGCGTCTCCGTCGCCTTCAAAACCATCGTCGGCGACAACCGCCGCCACCTCGTCGCCGCCATCCGCATCGCCATCGCCCGCGCCGACATCGTCCTGCTCTCCGGCGGCCTCGGCCCCACCGAAGACGATCTCACTCGCGAGTGCCTTGCCCAGGTCCTCGGCGTCAACCTGCATCGCGACACCACCATCCTCAACGCGCTCCGAGCCCGCTACGCCGCGCGCAAAATGGCAATGCCCCCCAACAACGCCCGCCAGGCCGACGTCCTCGACGGCGCCCATGTCCTCCCCAACGCCAACGGTAGCGCCCCAGGCCAGTACACCGACATCGTCCTCCCCGACGCCTCAGGGCAGGCCTTTCGCAAGATCATCATCCTCCTCCCCGGGCCGCCCAAAGAGCTCAAACCCCTCTTCGACTTCGAATGCCGCCCACGCCTCTCCGCCGCTCTGCCCGCGCACTACATCGCGCGCCGCCAGCTTCGCATGGCCCTCATCCCCGAAAGCCAGGTCGACGCCCGCTGCGCCCCCATCTACTCGCAGTTTGAAGACGTCGAGACCACCATCCTCGCCGGCCACGCCGAGATCCAGCTCCACTTCGTCTGCAGCAAACACACCCTCGAGCTCGCCCAGCAGCGCGTCGACACCCTCGCCGACCTCATCGCCCGCGAGATGGGCGACGACATCTTCTCCGACGACGGCGAGGACCTCGAAGCCGTCGTCCTCCTCATGCTCGGCCTCCGCGAACACACCCTCGCCATCGCCGAAAGCTGCACCGGCGGCTGGCTCGGCGAGCGCCTCACCTCCGTCCCCAACAGCTCACGAGTCTTCCTCGGCGGCGCCATCACCTACGCCAATGCCCTCAAGGCTTCTTTCACCGGCGTCGATCCCGACCTCATCGCTCAACACGGCGCCGTCTCCGGCCCCGTCGCCCGCGCCATGGCCGAAGGCATCCGCTTCCGCACCGGTGCCACCCTGGGCCTCAGCATCACCGGCCTCGCCGGCCCTACCCCCGGCACCGGCCCCGACGCCGACAAACCCATCGGCCTCGTCTATATCGGCCTGGCAGACGGCGAAGACACCCAGGTTCGCCAGCTCCACATCACCGGCGACCGCGAACGCATCCGCCTCTGGTCCACCCAGCACGCCCTGGAGCTACTTCGACGCAGCTTGATGTAG
- the plsY gene encoding glycerol-3-phosphate 1-O-acyltransferase PlsY, with protein sequence MTRILLTLALAYLIGSIPFGYLLVRFFLKQDIRAVGSGNIGATNVARSGKKGLAMLTLALDALKGYTAVYFALLIARQTQPGITFALSPLAASAAVICVLANIFPVWLRFKGGKGIATALGVFLALVPVAALSALALFIVIVALTRYVSLGSILAAASIPIFAFFFTHPRSVALVPSVAIVGLVCIWRHSANISRLLQGTESRLGQKKPA encoded by the coding sequence ATGACCCGCATCCTCCTCACTCTGGCGCTGGCCTACCTCATCGGCTCCATCCCCTTCGGCTACCTTCTCGTCCGCTTCTTCCTTAAGCAGGACATCCGCGCCGTCGGCTCCGGCAACATCGGCGCTACCAACGTCGCCCGCTCCGGCAAAAAGGGCCTGGCCATGCTCACGCTCGCCCTCGACGCCCTTAAGGGATACACCGCCGTCTACTTCGCTCTCCTCATCGCCCGCCAGACACAGCCCGGCATCACCTTCGCACTCAGCCCACTAGCCGCCAGCGCCGCCGTCATCTGCGTCCTCGCCAACATCTTCCCTGTCTGGCTCCGCTTCAAAGGCGGCAAGGGCATCGCCACAGCCTTGGGAGTCTTCCTCGCCCTCGTCCCCGTCGCCGCGCTCTCGGCACTGGCGCTCTTCATCGTCATCGTCGCGCTCACCCGCTACGTCTCACTCGGTTCCATCCTCGCGGCAGCCTCCATCCCCATCTTCGCGTTCTTCTTCACGCATCCCCGCAGCGTTGCACTCGTCCCCAGCGTGGCCATCGTCGGCCTCGTCTGCATCTGGCGACACAGCGCCAACATCTCCAGACTTCTCCAGGGCACCGAAAGCCGCCTCGGCCAGAAGAAACCCGCCTAA
- a CDS encoding glycoside hydrolase family 2 TIM barrel-domain containing protein, giving the protein MPTPSFLRRASTSTYFFAMLALSVASHGASAQAAPKNFQTLLVGIDHRNVVSLDGDWHYLIDQSPARALYSPTGAINDNTYALNTHPTIVGPHNQEYDFATAPTLKVPGDWNTQVPQLFNYEGVIWYQRDFDFQPKPGTRTFLHIGAANYRSHVWVNQKRICDHEGGYTPFDCEATSVLHPGSNFVVIAVDATRMVDGIPSVGIDWLNYGGLTRDVSLLTVPTAFIDDYDVHLAHGPAWQPGNKQLTGYIHILNATANTPVTLDIPEAGIHTTLHTDADGRAPFTVTASKLTLWSPDSPKLYKVTLATGTGDQRDSITDDIGFRDIRVDGTHILLNGKPIYLQGVNLHAEAPIRGGRVDNDQDVSILFGYLKDLNANFVRLAHYPHDERMERAADRDGIMIWSEIPLWQHISFDKPEVYAKAVTMLKEMIRRDRNKASVILWSISNETPNNPTRTQFLTNLANEARALDPTRPITSALNTAHIEGTTATLPDPFANALDVVGVNQYIGWYTGTPESADKIQWTLPQKPIIASEFGAEAKQGNHGTVNQRWTEEQQVFVLQHQFTMLSKIPQLRGDTPWILMDFRSPTRNIPKLQDGYNRKGLISEDGKKKEAFYFVQKTYKEHSVGKP; this is encoded by the coding sequence ATGCCGACTCCCTCCTTTCTGCGCCGCGCCAGCACTTCAACATACTTCTTCGCAATGCTCGCTCTCTCCGTCGCCTCGCACGGAGCCTCCGCGCAGGCCGCGCCCAAAAACTTCCAGACGCTGCTCGTCGGCATCGACCATCGCAACGTCGTCTCGCTCGACGGCGACTGGCACTACCTCATCGATCAGTCCCCGGCCCGCGCGCTCTACTCTCCCACCGGCGCCATCAACGACAACACGTACGCCCTCAACACCCACCCCACCATCGTCGGCCCGCACAATCAGGAGTACGACTTCGCCACCGCGCCTACCCTCAAAGTCCCCGGCGACTGGAACACCCAGGTCCCGCAACTCTTCAACTACGAGGGTGTCATCTGGTATCAGCGCGACTTCGACTTCCAGCCCAAACCCGGCACGCGCACCTTCCTCCACATCGGCGCCGCCAACTACCGCTCCCATGTCTGGGTCAACCAGAAGCGCATCTGTGACCACGAAGGCGGCTACACGCCCTTCGACTGCGAGGCCACCTCCGTCCTTCACCCCGGCTCCAACTTCGTCGTCATCGCCGTCGACGCCACCCGCATGGTCGACGGCATTCCGTCCGTCGGAATCGACTGGCTCAACTATGGCGGTCTCACCCGCGACGTCTCCCTCCTCACCGTCCCCACCGCCTTCATCGACGACTACGATGTCCACCTCGCCCACGGCCCCGCCTGGCAGCCCGGCAACAAACAGCTCACCGGCTACATCCACATCCTCAACGCGACCGCCAACACGCCCGTCACCCTCGACATCCCCGAGGCCGGCATCCACACCACGCTCCACACCGACGCCGACGGCCGCGCGCCCTTCACCGTCACCGCCAGCAAGCTCACCCTCTGGTCACCCGACTCACCGAAGCTCTACAAGGTCACTCTCGCCACCGGCACTGGCGATCAACGCGACTCCATCACCGACGACATCGGCTTCCGCGACATACGCGTCGATGGGACGCATATCCTCCTCAACGGCAAGCCCATCTATCTGCAAGGCGTAAACCTCCACGCCGAAGCCCCTATCCGCGGCGGCCGCGTCGACAACGACCAGGACGTCTCCATCCTCTTCGGCTACCTCAAAGACCTCAACGCCAACTTCGTCCGCCTCGCCCACTACCCGCACGACGAGCGCATGGAGCGCGCAGCCGACCGCGACGGCATCATGATCTGGTCTGAGATCCCCCTCTGGCAGCACATCTCCTTTGACAAGCCCGAGGTCTACGCCAAAGCCGTCACCATGCTCAAGGAGATGATCCGCCGCGACCGCAACAAGGCCTCCGTCATCCTCTGGTCCATCTCCAACGAGACACCCAACAACCCCACCCGCACCCAGTTCCTCACCAACTTAGCCAACGAAGCACGCGCCCTCGACCCCACCCGCCCCATCACCTCCGCGCTCAACACCGCCCACATCGAAGGCACCACTGCTACGCTGCCTGACCCCTTCGCCAACGCCCTCGATGTCGTCGGCGTCAATCAGTACATCGGCTGGTACACCGGCACGCCCGAAAGCGCCGACAAGATCCAGTGGACGCTCCCGCAGAAGCCAATCATCGCCAGCGAGTTCGGCGCCGAAGCCAAACAGGGCAACCACGGAACGGTCAATCAGCGATGGACCGAAGAGCAACAGGTCTTCGTCCTCCAGCACCAGTTCACCATGCTCTCCAAAATCCCTCAGCTCCGCGGCGACACTCCCTGGATACTCATGGACTTCCGCTCCCCCACCCGCAACATCCCCAAGCTACAGGACGGCTACAACCGCAAGGGTCTCATCTCCGAAGACGGCAAGAAGAAGGAAGCCTTCTACTTCGTCCAGAAGACCTACAAGGAGCACTCCGTCGGCAAACCTTGA